Proteins found in one Pyrus communis chromosome 15, drPyrComm1.1, whole genome shotgun sequence genomic segment:
- the LOC137716875 gene encoding F-box/kelch-repeat protein At5g43190-like, with product MKDHSQPNHNCQTTAISSSPSTPPDMDAGIWSKLPEELLELVLSFLPLKNLLNLRSTCKRFKSLLFSPSFVFKHSSSPFPSFLLLSHPQCFHHFPLYDTTAATWRKLPFSLSPLLPCATGTAQASLLSSSNGLLCFFLPNSFLVLNLMTKSSRVIEFPYYPFGFEIFSLISTSAGYNLFMISSGSSSKSTLLYDSKAQSWQKFNFSETVLSNNCQEKGVYFKGCLYFVTPEPFSIVCFELESGKWERPIPELPAELMFARLVSSGDGGGGEGKKLCLIGGVGRNGIARSLKVWEWECSGGMKWVEVERLPERMCKKLMSVCFHNYEHLYCFWHQGLICVCCYNWPEVLYFKVSRRTWHWVPKCPSLPDKSNCGFRWFSFVPNLYASA from the coding sequence ATGAAAGACCACTCTCAGCCAAACCACAACTGTCAAACCACCGCCATCTCCTCCTCTCCTTCCACCCCACCGGATATGGATGCCGGAATATGGAGCAAGCTGCCGGAGGAGCTCCTCGAGCTCGTCCTCTCTTTCCTCCCTCTCAAAAACTTACTGAATCTTCGATCAACTTGCAAGCGCTTCAAGTCTCTGTTATTCTCTCCCTCCTTCGTCTTCAAGCACTCCTCCTCCCCCTTCCcctccttcctcctcctctcccACCCTCAGTGCTTCCACCACTTCCCTCTCTACGACACCACCGCCGCCACCTGGCGCAAGttacctttctctctctctcctctgctaCCCTGCGCAACAGGCACAGCACAAGCCTCCCTCCTGTCTTCGTCCAATGGGTTGCTCTGTTTCTTTCTCCCCAATTCGTTTCTCGTCTTGAACCTTATGACCAAGTCCTCCAGAGTGATCGAATTCCCATATTACCCTTTTGGATTCGAGATTTTCTCTTTGATTTCCACCTCTGCTGGGTACAATCTGTTCATGATCTCTTCCGGGTCGTCTTCCAAAAGCACTTTGCTCTACGATTCGAAGGCCCAATCTTGGCAAAAATTCAACTTTTCCGAGACGGTTTTAAGCAACAATTGTCAGGAGAAGGGAGTTTACTTCAAAGGGTGTTTGTATTTCGTGACGCCGGAGCCGTTTTCGATTGTCTGCTTTGAATTAGAGAGCGGGAAGTGGGAAAGACCGATTCCGGAGCTGCCGGCGGAGCTCATGTTTGCTCGGCTAGTCAGCAGCGGAGACGGCGGAGGAGGAGAGGGGAAGAAGCTGTGTCTGATTGGTGGGGTCGGCAGAAATGGGATTGCCAGGAGCTTGAAAGTGTGGGAATGGGAATGCAGCGGCGGAATGAAGTGGGTGGAGGTGGAGAGATTGCCGGAAAGGATGTGCAAGAAGTTGATGTCGGTTTGTTTCCACAACTACGAGCACCTGTACTGCTTTTGGCATCAGGGTTTGATCTGCGTCTGCTGCTACAATTGGCCGGAGGTTTTGTACTTCAAGGTTTCGAGGAGGACGTGGCATTGGGTCCCCAAATGCCCTTCTCTGCCGGATAAATCCAACTGCGGGTTCCGGTGGTTTTCCTTTGTGCCGAACTTGTATGCATCGGCTTGA
- the LOC137716815 gene encoding probable disease resistance protein At4g27220, protein MEIVNQIVGKVAEYALEPAIRQVGYLLHCKRNLESLQTQVNELGAARERLEREVVRVEEKGEKIHTDVLNWRKSVVEITEKAKELCKPDTQAKMSCLRGVCPNPVLRYKLGRRSTKLEQAVVELYAKRDFAIISYNVRPQEVSMVSDKQYEVFDSRTSTVKEIMDELRIPNTDLILVYGIRGVGKTTLVEEVHRQALKEKLFTDAVMVRSVQNPDLEGIQKEIARKLGMEVYESETMSERALRLCNRIKAKKVLVILDNIWESIDLQSVGLPCLPTCRILLTSRARKLLSSEKRLQKDFLLEVLNEEEAWRLFEMKAGGVVKNPNIQTVATEVAKKCGGLPVLVVTVASSLRNRSTLPVWRDALRCLKVFDNEHSAEHKAYSALEWSYNQLDDQKLKPLFLICGMLARLGGAYATLTNLLKYTIGLGLFNNIDLVEHAQYALHSRIEELKDSCLLLESEDNTSFTMHDMVHNVAISIASKGQHALLRTYGDELKEWPNNKDFLENCKMISLPCKNIPRLPEVLKCQQLEFFHLQYNGDLLEIPGNFFEEMRKLKVMDFTNVHIWSLPPSLLLLENLRTLCLDQCVVGDVTLVGQLSQLEILSFRYSKLKELPKEIGKLTRLRLLDLSWCSELKMISPNVISSLKSLEDLRMKNSFNGWVPEGITGERSNASLLELKDLPRLAALSVHVPDASSIPTDLFTDKLKRYEILIGTEPKWDDVDETLNTLKLHEMRKLMHLHNENFPGADPVFPNLKVLHVVACAALKDPVLSAIPFKNLTTLEVVGCHRLKYLTTYTIAKTLKRLREMTVGHCKRMRGIGATTSDAGNDGEICFSQLQSLKLYSLPRLQDFFFGNCIVKFRSLKTVHIYKCPELKINCLEWKSSPELGVQITEEVVRDYYWCHKDDDDDNEVDADGGLGDGNESNDDVYGRW, encoded by the exons ATGGAGATTGTTAATCAAATTGTCGGAAAAGTTGCCGAGTATGCACTTGAACCAGCTATACGCCAAGTGGGTTACCTACTTCACTGCAAAAGAAACCTCGAGAGTCTACAGACTCAAGTGAACGAATTAGGTGCCGCTAGAGAGCGGCTAGAGCGCGAGGTTGTTCGAGTTgaagaaaaaggtgaaaaaatCCACACTGACGTCCTGAACTGGCGGAAAAGCGTGGTTGAGATCACCGAGAAGGCGAAGGAATTATGCAAGCCTGATACGCAAGCAAAGATGAGCTGTCTCCGTGGGGTTTGTCCAAACCCGGTGCTCCGTTACAAGCTAGGCAGGAGATCAACAAAGTTGGAGCAGGCGGTTGTTGAGCTCTACGCAAAAAGAGATTTCGCTATCATTTCGTACAATGTCCGCCCACAAGAGGTATCCATGGTATCTGACAAACAGTATGAGGTATTTGATTCGAGGACTTCAACTGTAAAGGAAATCATGGATGAACTGAGAATTCCTAATACCGACCTGATTTTGGTGTATGGTATTCGAGGCGTGGGGAAGACCACACTGGTTGAAGAAGTCCATAGGCAAGCTctaaaagaaaagttatttaCTGATGCGGTTATGGTAAGAAGTGTGCAAAATCCGGACCTTGAAGGAATTCAAAAAGAAATTGCCAGAAAGTTAGGTATGGAAGTTTATGAAAGCGAAACTATGTCAGAAAGAGCACTTCGTCTATGTAACAGGATAAAAGCCAAGAAAGTTCTTGTAATTTTAGACAACATTTGGGAAAGCATTGACTTGCAGAGTGTAGGACTTCCTTGTCTGCCGACTTGTAGAATACTGTTGACATCCAGAGCTCGAAAATTGCTATCCTCAGAGAAGCGGTTGCAAAAAGACTTTCTGCTTGAAGTTTTAAACGAGGAAGAAGCTTGGCGTTTATTTGAGATGAAGGCAGGTGGTGTTGTTAAAAATCCCAATATACAAACTGTGGCAACTGAAGTAGCCAAAAAATGCGGAGGTTTGCCAGTTTTGGTTGTCACAGTCGCAAGCTCTTTAAGAAATAGAAGTACTTTACCAGTATGGAGGGATGCCTTGAGATGCCTAAAAGTGTTTGACAACGAACACTCAGCCGAACACAAAGCATACTCGGCTTTAGAGTGGAGTTACAATCAATTGGATGATCAAAAGCTTAAGCCCCTATTCTTGATATGTGGAATGTTGGCACGTCTTGGGGGAGCCTACGCTACTTTGACAAACTTGTTGAAATATACAATtggtttgggtttgtttaataACATTGACTTAGTGGAGCACGCACAATATGCATTGCACTCGCGGATTGAAGAGCTTAAAGATTCTTGTCTGTTACTCGAATCTGAGGATAATACATCATTCACAATGCATGATATGGTACACAATGTTGCCATCTCGATTGCATCCAAAGGCCAACATGCCTTATTAAGAACATATGGAGATGAGTTGAAGGAATGGCCAAACAATAAGGATTTTTTGGAAAATTGCAAAATGATCTCTTTGCCTTGCAAAAACATCCCTAGGCTTCCTGAAGTTTTGAAATGCCAACAACTGGAGTTTTTTCATTTGCAATATAATGGTGACTTGCTTGAAATCCCAGGTAACTTTTTCGAGGAGATGAGAAAGCTTAAAGTTATGGATTTCACCAATGTGCATATTTGGTCGTTACCTCCATCTCTTCTGCTCCTAGAAAATCTTCGTACATTGTGTTTGGATCAATGCGTGGTGGGAGACGTAACTCTAGTTGGACAGCTATCACAACTAGAAATTCTCAGCTTTAGATATTCCAAGCTTAAAGAGTTACCGAAAGAAATAGGGAAATTGACTCGTCTTCGACTGCTGGATTTAAGCTGGTGCTCTGAGCTCAAAATGATTTCACCTAATGTTATATCAAGTTTGAAAAGTCTAGAAGACTTGAGAATGAAAAACAGCTTCAACGGATGGGTGCCAGAAGGAATCACCGGAGAAAGAAGTAATGCTAGCCTTTTGGAACTGAAGGACTTGCCTCGTTTAGCTGCATTAAGCGTACATGTTCCAGATGCTAGCAGTATTCCGACAGACTTGTTCACAGACAAGTTAAAAAGATACGAAATATTAATCGGCACTGAGCCAAAATGGGACGATGTGGATGAAACCCTCAATACATTGAAGCTCCAC GAAATGCGGAAGTTGATGCATCTACACAATGAGAATTTCCCAGGGGCAGACCCAGTTTTTCCAAACTTGAAAGTTCTACATGTGGTTGCTTGTGCTGCATTGAAGGATCCGGTGTTATCTGCTATTCCCTTCAAGAATTTAACAACTTTGGAAGTAGTTGGTTGTCATAGGTTGAAATATTTAACAACTTACACGATAGCCAAAACTTTAAAGCGGCTAAGAGAAATGACGGTTGGGCATTGTAAAAGAATGAGAGGAATAGGGGCAACGACGTCAGATGCAGGAAATGATGGTGAGATTTGTTTTAGCCAGTTGCAAAGTTTGAAACTTTACTCTCTACCACGTCTGCAGGATTTCTTCTTTGGAAATTGCATTGTCAAATTCCGATCCTTGAAAACCGTACATATATACAAATGCCCTGAGTTGAAGATTAACTGCCTTGAGTGGAAGAGTTCCCCAGAACTAGGAGTGCAGATAACAGAGGAGGTAGTACGAGATTATTATTGGTGTCACaaggacgacgacgacgacaaTGAAGTTGATGCAGATGGTGGTCTTGGTGATGGTAATGAATCTAATGATGATGTTTACGGTAGATGGTGA
- the LOC137716929 gene encoding increased DNA methylation 1-like, translating into MKQKLVLTVESEFCPSAVQYWANGNTKRGRGKSDVTEKAKRHLSSLGWKFWYANKQQKTELRYESPIGKVYYSLRLACQACVNSPGGVFSESTTSNSGVSVECSAAPDIVVDVTQQSTSRKTVKKRKIGKTSKVDDDWSPKQKRGKVLADMKRLRKQNKATKQQVTHLLRSTKTAREIEMTDPGTRNPRTVLSWLIDSNAVSPNAKVHYRPRRGTDSPLATGQITREGIKCDCCSKVFTLTGFETHAGSTNHRPSAHIILEDGRTLNDCQRQMMKSRKGSTNTVTRSNDDARADNVHQDHHHHHEQNDDICIVCHFGGDLILCDRCPAAFHTSCLGLKDLLEGDWFCPSCCCVKCGKGNPKEDRNNGFVICSQCDKKYHFGCLRNEGVAELEMDSKGNWLCSRKCEGIYKGINKIVGKRILVGPDNLTWTILRPSTPADSDMEDLTENYSKLNLALSVMHECFEPSKDPYTKRDIVEDIIFNRESDLSRLNFRRFYTVLLERDEEVTTVGSVRIYSELAEVPLVATRFHYRRQGMCRVMMDELENQLVNLGVGRLILPSASSTLATWTSTSFGFSKMTPNERMQFLKYTFMDFQGTILCHKVLKRTNSTTPATIPFEGSIKFDGSTGVTSTVIQAEDNQPENGASDQELGNVASGDKFLIDVDCMLLDNNDEPSFSAWYNKQNFRLIPGFC; encoded by the coding sequence ATGAAGCAAAAGCTGGTACTTACAGTGGAATCAGAATTCTGCCCCTCGGCAGTTCAATACTGGGCGAATGGCAACACCAAGCGCGGACGCGGGAAGTCCGACGTCACTGAGAAGGCGAAAAGGCACCTCTCCTCCTTGGGATGGAAGTTCTGGTATGCTAACAAGCAGCAGAAGACCGAGTTGCGGTACGAGTCTCCCATCGGAAAAGTCTACTACTCGCTACGCCTTGCTTGCCAAGCCTGTGTAAATTCTCCAGGAGGAGTGTTTTCCGAAAGCACTACTTCAAATTCCGGGGTGTCCGTGGAGTGCTCTGCTGCTCCTGATATCGTAGTAGATGTTACGCAGCAATCGACATCAAGAAAAACGGTTAAGAAGAGAAAGATTGGTAAAACATCGAAGGTCGATGATGATTGGAGTCCGAAACAGAAGCGAGGGAAGGTTCTTGCGGATATGAAGAGACTAAGGAAACAGAATAAAGCTACTAAGCAGCAGGTCACACACCTTTTACGGTCTACCAAAACAGCGAGAGAGATTGAGATGACGGATCCTGGTACTCGAAACCCTAGGACAGTCCTGTCTTGGTTGATAGACAGTAATGCTGTGTCGCCGAATGCTAAGGTACACTACCGCCCTAGAAGAGGCACTGACAGTCCATTGGCAACCGGTCAGATAACCCGCGAGGGAATCAAGTGTGACTGTTGTTCTAAGGTGTTTACCCTCACTGGGTTTGAAACACATGCTGGTAGCACAAACCATAGACCAAGCGCCCacattattttggaagatggcAGGACTCTCAACGATTGTCAGAGGCAGATGATGAAGAGTCGGAAAGGAAGCACCAACACTGTCACACGGTCAAATGACGACGCAAGGGCTGACAATGTGCATcaagatcatcatcatcatcatgagCAGAATGATGATATATGCATCGTGTGTCACTTTGGAGGCGATCTGATTCTGTGTGATCGGTGTCCTGCTGCATTCCACACTAGTTGTCTCGGTTTGAAGGACTTGTTGGAAGGCGATTGGTTCTGCCCATCGTGTTGCTGTGTAAAGTGTGGTAAAGGAAACCCTAAGGAGGATAGAAATAATGGTTTTGTGATATGTAGCCAATGTGATAAAAAATACCACTTTGGGTGCCTGAGGAATGAAGGGGTTGCGGAATTGGAAATGGATTCCAAAGGAAACTGGTTATGCAGCAGAAAATGTGAAGGCATATATAAGGGAATCAACAAGATTGTGGGGAAACGAATTCTGGTGGGTCCCGACAATCTGACCTGGACAATATTGAGGCCATCTACTCCGGCTGATTCTGATATGGAAGACTTGACAGAGAACTACAGCAAGCTCAATTTGGCCCTGAGTGTGATGCACGAGTGTTTCGAGCCTTCTAAGGATCCTTACACGAAAAGAGACATTGTCGAGGACATTATTTTCAACAGAGAATCGGACCTTAGCCGCCTGAACTTCAGAAGGTTTTACACAGTGCTTTTGGAGAGAGATGAGGAAGTGACTACCGTCGGTAGCGTGAGGATATACAGTGAATTGGCGGAAGTACCTCTGGTGGCAACTAGGTTCCATTATCGTAGGCAAGGAATGTGTCGTGTTATGATGGATGAGCTCGAAAACCAGCTCGTCAACTTGGGAGTTGGGAGACTGATTTTGCCATCTGCTTCTAGCACACTGGCTACATGGACCAGCACTTCATTTGGGTTTTCAAAGATGACACCTAATGAGAGGATGCAGTTTCTGAAGTATACTTTCATGGATTTCCAGGGCACCATCTTGTGCCATAAAGTATTGAAACGGACCAACTCTACGACGCCTGCAACCATACCGTTCGAAGGAAGTATCAAATTTGATGGATCGACTGGTGTCACCTCTACAGTAATTCAGGCAGAAGACAATCAGCCGGAGAATGGAGCTTCAGACCAAGAATTGGGGAACGTTGCCTCCGGTGACAAGTTTTTGATTGATGTTGACTGCATGCTGTTGGACAACAACGACGAACCTAGTTTCTCGGCATGGTACAACAAACAGAATTTTAGGTTGATTCCAGGATTTTGTTAG